The following proteins are co-located in the Nocardioides piscis genome:
- a CDS encoding TraR/DksA family transcriptional regulator has product MPSDVDAHLARLEAARQAQLATLPQSPVDVVAAAHRGAVVRILEQVRAARQRLRAGTYGECAKCGTWIEPARLELRPWLVTCTACAEG; this is encoded by the coding sequence GTGCCGTCGGACGTGGACGCCCACCTGGCCCGCCTCGAGGCAGCCCGTCAGGCCCAGCTCGCGACCCTCCCGCAGTCACCGGTCGACGTCGTCGCGGCGGCTCACCGCGGGGCCGTGGTCCGGATCCTCGAGCAGGTCCGCGCCGCTCGCCAGCGGCTTCGTGCCGGGACGTATGGCGAGTGCGCCAAGTGTGGCACCTGGATCGAGCCAGCCCGCCTGGAGCTGCGACCGTGGCTGGTCACTTGCACGGCGTGCGCGGAGGGGTGA
- a CDS encoding UbiA family prenyltransferase, with the protein MTADQARDRETPAAGLRGLAGATHPGPALAVTVLAGLLAVTADVGPVRWVLVVGAVFSGQLSIGWSNDLIDLARDRQTGRADKPLAAGTASAKQARVACALAVVACVGLSLACGLVAGLVHLACVAAGWAYNLGLKATPWSWLPYAVAFGGLTVFVGLAGSGQPPWWWPTAAALLGVGAHLLNVLPDLADDAATGVRGLPHRLGRRWIAPVAALVLVTASAVILVGASPAVPVVGTVSGVVLTLAVVVLVAPGRWPFVAAIVIALVDAVLLVLVS; encoded by the coding sequence TTGACCGCTGACCAGGCTCGTGACCGTGAGACACCCGCAGCGGGGTTGCGCGGACTCGCCGGCGCCACCCACCCCGGTCCCGCCCTCGCGGTGACGGTGCTGGCCGGCCTGCTGGCGGTCACGGCCGACGTGGGCCCGGTCCGCTGGGTGCTGGTCGTCGGCGCCGTCTTCTCCGGGCAGCTGTCGATCGGCTGGAGCAACGACCTGATCGACCTGGCTCGCGACCGGCAGACCGGGCGCGCCGACAAGCCGCTCGCAGCCGGCACGGCCTCGGCCAAGCAGGCCAGGGTCGCGTGTGCGCTGGCGGTGGTGGCCTGCGTCGGCCTGTCACTGGCGTGCGGCCTCGTCGCCGGGCTGGTGCACCTGGCCTGCGTGGCTGCGGGCTGGGCCTACAACCTGGGTTTGAAGGCGACGCCCTGGTCGTGGTTGCCCTATGCCGTGGCGTTCGGTGGGCTGACGGTGTTCGTGGGCCTCGCCGGCTCAGGTCAGCCCCCGTGGTGGTGGCCCACGGCCGCGGCGTTGCTGGGCGTGGGCGCCCACCTGCTCAACGTGCTGCCCGACCTCGCCGACGACGCCGCGACGGGGGTCAGGGGCCTGCCGCACCGTCTGGGTCGCCGCTGGATCGCCCCGGTCGCGGCGCTCGTGCTGGTCACCGCGTCTGCGGTCATCCTCGTCGGCGCCTCGCCGGCCGTCCCGGTCGTCGGAACCGTGTCGGGAGTCGTGCTGACCCTCGCCGTCGTCGTCCTCGTGGCCCCGGGCCGGTGGCCGTTCGTGGCGGCGATCGTCATCGCACTGGTCGACGCGGTGCTGCTCGTGCTGGTCTCGTGA
- a CDS encoding S66 family peptidase, translated as MVRFPAPLQPGDRIGVTAPSQGVEGAAEARIDFCVSTLRDAGFDVVVGEMMDGSGITSGPAAERAAELTDMLCDPAIRCVIPPWGGETAIDLVDLLDWDALAAAEPTWLVGYSDLSTVLLPITTRLGWATLHGDNLADTPYEAPAGLLKWLDLASGPGPHRQRDSGLISEWVRFEEDAHATEWKRGSTGQWSLHGSDSLDVSGRLIGGCIDTLVNLAGTPYGDVAAFGREHADDGLIVYLEAAEDEAATICRNLHGMRLAGWFDHARAILIGRTKARDNARLTQRDAVLDALGRLDLPIVFDLEIGHVPPHLPLVNGALATVTFDGDTREIVQHLR; from the coding sequence ATGGTCAGGTTCCCAGCCCCGCTCCAGCCCGGTGACCGCATCGGCGTGACCGCCCCCTCGCAGGGCGTCGAGGGTGCCGCCGAGGCGCGCATCGACTTCTGCGTCTCCACGCTGCGCGACGCCGGCTTCGACGTCGTGGTCGGCGAGATGATGGACGGGTCGGGCATCACCTCGGGTCCCGCGGCCGAGCGCGCCGCCGAGCTGACCGACATGCTGTGCGACCCCGCCATCCGGTGCGTGATCCCACCGTGGGGCGGCGAGACCGCCATCGACCTCGTCGACCTGCTCGACTGGGACGCCCTCGCGGCCGCCGAGCCGACCTGGCTGGTCGGCTACTCCGACCTCTCCACCGTCCTGCTCCCGATCACGACCCGCCTGGGCTGGGCGACCCTCCACGGCGACAACCTCGCCGACACGCCCTACGAGGCGCCCGCCGGACTCCTGAAGTGGCTGGACCTCGCCTCCGGACCGGGCCCGCACCGCCAGCGCGACTCGGGACTGATCTCGGAGTGGGTGCGGTTCGAGGAAGACGCACACGCCACCGAGTGGAAGCGCGGCAGCACCGGGCAGTGGAGCCTGCACGGCAGTGACTCGCTGGACGTCAGCGGTCGGCTGATCGGTGGGTGCATCGACACCCTGGTCAACCTCGCCGGCACCCCGTACGGCGATGTCGCAGCCTTCGGGCGTGAGCACGCCGACGACGGGCTGATCGTCTATCTCGAGGCGGCGGAGGACGAGGCGGCCACCATCTGCCGCAACCTGCACGGCATGCGGCTCGCCGGCTGGTTCGACCACGCGCGGGCGATCCTGATCGGCCGGACCAAGGCCCGGGACAACGCGAGGCTGACCCAGCGTGACGCGGTCCTCGATGCGCTGGGCAGGCTCGACCTCCCGATCGTCTTCGACCTCGAGATCGGGCACGTGCCACCGCACCTGCCGCTCGTCAACGGCGCCCTGGCGACCGTGACGTTCGACGGGGACACCCGTGAGATCGTGCAGCACCTGCGCTGA
- a CDS encoding DUF1918 domain-containing protein has translation MHAQVGDTLVAESNRTGTAAKRGEIVEVRGEDGAPPYVVKWNDGHEGLVYPGADAHVLPGSQ, from the coding sequence ATGCACGCGCAGGTGGGCGACACCCTGGTCGCCGAGAGCAACAGGACCGGCACGGCGGCCAAGCGGGGCGAGATCGTCGAGGTCCGCGGCGAGGACGGCGCACCGCCATACGTCGTGAAGTGGAACGACGGGCACGAAGGGCTCGTCTATCCGGGCGCCGATGCCCACGTGCTGCCCGGGAGCCAGTGA
- a CDS encoding acyl-ACP desaturase translates to MAVLETAQLLAELEPAVAENLNRHLATADEWMPHEYVPWSLGRDFADLGGDPWEVAQSQLSPIARTALEVNLLTEDNLPSYHREIDRAFGRDSAWGTWVNRWTAEEGRHAFCIRDYLLVTRGVDPVELERARMETMEIGYDAIDKPLLNVCAYVSFQELATRVSHRNTGRYTEEPIADKLLSRVAKDENLHMIFYRNIVTAALQLAPSQTMRAITEEVVGFQMPGNIIPGFARKAVQMAKAGIYDLRIHHDDIVTPLLRQWGVWELEGLDADGEKARDELAEAVAALDGEATRFVERRDEAAAKKAARMG, encoded by the coding sequence ATGGCCGTCCTGGAAACCGCCCAGCTGCTCGCGGAGCTCGAACCCGCGGTCGCGGAGAACCTCAACCGCCACCTGGCGACCGCCGACGAGTGGATGCCGCACGAATACGTGCCCTGGAGCCTCGGGCGGGACTTCGCCGACCTCGGCGGCGACCCATGGGAGGTGGCCCAGTCCCAGCTGTCACCGATCGCCCGGACGGCGCTCGAGGTCAACCTGCTGACCGAGGACAACCTGCCCAGCTATCACCGCGAGATCGACCGGGCCTTCGGCCGCGACAGTGCGTGGGGCACCTGGGTCAACCGATGGACCGCTGAGGAGGGACGGCACGCGTTCTGCATCCGCGACTACCTCCTCGTCACCCGGGGCGTCGATCCGGTGGAGCTGGAGCGGGCACGGATGGAGACGATGGAGATCGGCTATGACGCCATCGACAAGCCGCTGCTCAACGTCTGCGCCTACGTGTCCTTCCAGGAGCTCGCGACCCGGGTCTCGCACCGCAACACCGGGCGCTACACCGAGGAGCCCATCGCCGACAAGCTGCTCAGCCGGGTCGCCAAGGACGAGAACCTGCACATGATCTTCTATCGCAACATCGTCACCGCGGCCCTCCAGCTGGCCCCGAGCCAGACGATGCGCGCGATCACCGAGGAGGTCGTCGGCTTCCAGATGCCGGGCAACATCATCCCCGGCTTCGCCCGCAAGGCGGTCCAGATGGCGAAGGCGGGGATCTATGACCTGCGGATCCACCACGACGACATCGTCACTCCGCTGCTGCGGCAGTGGGGAGTCTGGGAGCTCGAGGGTCTCGACGCCGACGGGGAGAAGGCGCGCGACGAGCTCGCGGAAGCCGTGGCGGCGCTGGACGGCGAGGCCACGCGGTTCGTCGAGCGGCGGGACGAGGCGGCGGCCAAGAAGGCCGCGCGCATGGGCTAG
- a CDS encoding HNH endonuclease signature motif containing protein: MTALPHSFDHQVAAAARRCADAVESVAEVPLWSMGSGEAGETLVVLTRARAQLDELLMRVLRHGETVDTGLDTGAVSTTSWWSHETRTTRAEAHRTRRLAESLERHGCVRDALAGGGLLTDQASVIVDAVDALPDDVAEWVSPAATEFLLDKARDHDAKALRILGRRLLEVIDPEAADAEEARRLEAEEREARAAASFTMSDDGHGRCHGRFTLPTLHAEMLRKHLMALASTSRPATEPGERVLSRHRMGRAFMDYIESRPPDTVPSAGGVPATVVVTMELETLLGGLKAASLDTGGRISAGEARRLACRAGVIPVVLGGRSVVLDVGRKRRFHSEAQRVVMGVRDGGCTAFGCDAPPGLCHAHHDVAWSKGGGTSVEQGRLLCSRHHTLIHDPAFQHSLDKHGKVLFSRRT, from the coding sequence ATGACGGCGCTCCCTCACTCCTTCGACCACCAGGTCGCGGCCGCCGCGCGCCGGTGTGCCGACGCCGTCGAGTCGGTCGCGGAAGTGCCGTTGTGGTCGATGGGCTCGGGTGAGGCGGGGGAGACGCTGGTGGTCCTGACCCGGGCGCGGGCGCAACTGGACGAGCTGTTGATGCGGGTCCTGCGTCATGGCGAGACGGTCGACACCGGGCTCGACACCGGGGCCGTGTCGACGACGAGCTGGTGGTCCCACGAGACCCGGACGACGCGCGCCGAGGCGCACCGCACCCGCCGGCTGGCGGAGTCTCTCGAGCGACACGGCTGCGTCCGTGACGCGTTGGCTGGGGGTGGTCTGTTGACCGATCAGGCGAGCGTGATCGTGGACGCGGTCGATGCGCTGCCCGATGACGTCGCCGAGTGGGTGTCTCCGGCAGCGACGGAGTTCTTGTTGGACAAGGCGCGTGACCATGACGCGAAGGCGTTGCGGATCCTGGGTCGGCGGCTGCTCGAGGTCATCGATCCCGAGGCCGCTGATGCGGAGGAGGCGCGTCGGCTGGAGGCGGAGGAGCGCGAGGCGCGGGCGGCGGCGTCGTTCACGATGAGCGACGACGGGCACGGGAGGTGCCATGGCCGGTTCACGTTGCCGACGCTGCACGCGGAGATGTTGCGCAAGCACCTGATGGCGTTGGCCTCGACGTCCCGCCCAGCGACCGAGCCGGGGGAGCGGGTGTTGTCGCGTCACCGGATGGGTCGCGCGTTCATGGACTACATCGAGTCCCGCCCACCCGACACGGTGCCGTCGGCCGGCGGGGTGCCGGCCACGGTGGTGGTGACGATGGAGCTGGAGACGCTGCTGGGCGGCCTCAAGGCCGCGTCGTTGGACACCGGCGGGCGGATCAGTGCCGGTGAGGCTCGTCGTCTTGCGTGCAGGGCCGGGGTCATCCCGGTCGTGCTGGGCGGGCGGAGCGTGGTCCTCGACGTCGGGCGCAAGCGACGCTTCCACTCCGAGGCCCAACGGGTCGTGATGGGTGTGCGCGACGGCGGCTGCACCGCGTTTGGCTGTGATGCCCCGCCCGGTCTGTGTCACGCCCACCACGACGTCGCCTGGTCGAAGGGCGGTGGGACGAGCGTCGAGCAGGGGAGGTTGCTCTGCTCCAGGCACCACACGCTGATCCACGACCCCGCCTTCCAGCACTCCCTCGACAAGCACGGGAAGGTGCTCTTCAGCAGGCGGACCTGA
- a CDS encoding DUF2945 domain-containing protein, translated as MGIRTGTTVKWKWGSSWATGTVVEVHHDKVTRTTKGNQVTRNGSDGDPAYVIEQEDGTTVLKLSSEVERA; from the coding sequence ATGGGAATCCGAACGGGCACGACCGTCAAGTGGAAGTGGGGATCGTCCTGGGCGACGGGGACAGTCGTCGAGGTCCACCACGACAAGGTGACGCGCACGACCAAGGGCAATCAGGTCACCCGCAACGGGAGCGACGGTGACCCGGCCTACGTCATCGAGCAGGAGGACGGCACCACTGTCCTCAAGCTGAGCAGCGAGGTCGAGCGCGCGTAG